GAAGAATTAGCTGCGGTTTTATGCATGACTACAGATATCCTAATACTTCAACGTTAATGGTTTTCTCAAAAAGCAATTTCATGCAATACCCTTACTACTCTTTTTTTACAGATGAGCCTTTCTGTAACAAAACAGTCAGTACTGGAGGTACTAAAGAGATAAACACAACACCATAAATCACTAGAGTAAAATGTTGCTTTATTATAGGCAGCGAACCTAAAAAATAACCAAGGCTCAAGAGACTACCAACCCATAATAAGGCACTGATTAAATTATATAAGGAGAAATGGAGCAACTCCATTTTTCCAATACCGGCTATAAAGGGCGCAAAAGTACGTATTACAGGAATAAATCGTGCAAAAATTAGAGTTTTTCCACCATGCTTTTCATAAAAAGCATGAGTTTCCTCCATGTGTTTTGGATTAAAAAGCCTGGATTTTTTTTGGGTAAACATACGGGGGCCTATTTTTTTACCAACCCAGTAATTGACTTGATTGCCTAAAATTGAAGCCAGCAGAAGTAATGCAAACAAAATTAAAATTTGCAATGAATTACCAGGTTGCGCTGCAATGCTCCCCGCTGCAAAAAGTAACGAATCTCCAGGTAAGAAAGGAGTCACAATGAGTCCCGTTTCGCAGAAAATAACTGCAAATAAAACAAAATAGGTAAAAATACCATATTGTGAAACGAAACTGTTTAAGTAAACATCTATATGCAGAATCATATCGAGAAGGTGGTGTAAATAATGCATTGTACCTCTGTTAATCTTTTATGCTCGAACCCGTTTCAATATTTGATACTAAGCACGCTGGTAAATTAGTTATTATTAACGAATTCTATTAATAAGTCTAAATAAAATAAAAAAACATGGAAAAAAATCCATACAAAATATACAATTAATATACAAATCACGATGAGCGATAGTAAGTTAATCATTATAATGAATCAGGGAGGATGCAAATGAGAATCTGGCAATCAATAATAATGGGGCTTGTTCTCTCCTTATCAATCAACAATGCTAACGCTCTCGGGACAATTTTAACTAATTTTATTCAATTAGTCAGGGCTGTTGAAAATGGTGATGATGTTAAAGCCATTATACGTTTTGATAATTGTGACCTGAGGGATGAATTTTTTTCGAGTCAATTTCAGGGACAAATAAGAAGAAGACTAGAAGGGGCTTCCACTCGATTTAATTTTACAAAATATTTTCATTCTAAAGAAAGAATTAACGAGCAACTAAGAGATACAGTAACTACTTCCATGACAAATCACATAGATCTACCTTTAGGAACAGGTGAATTATGGACTGTATTCGGGCGTTTAAGCGTGTTCGACGATAATACGGCAAACCTCCATGTTGGTTTGTTTGATCCCCAGCATAAAAACCGCCTCAATATTGAGTGGGACTGTGACATAAGTAATGGCAGAGATGACAACGGGTTAGTGTTGTTTGATTTTCCCTAGCACAGCATCATGACACAATGCTATTGTGGTCTGGTGTTGCAGAATAACCAATTGCTTTACTTCCACGTCTCGCGACTTGTTCCAGAGAGTTGCTCAGCAAATTTAATCATAACTCATTGAGTAATTTGTTAATTTAGTGGCAAAAGAACTGCAGCCACCAAAGTGATTATTACGGTTAATGGTCCAACTTAGTACCATAGAGTCTATCACCTGCATCTCCCAAACCGGGAATGATGTACCCTTTATCATTCAATTCTGTATCTATTGCGGCAGTATAAATAGTAATATCCGGGTGTTCTTCGTGAAATGAAGAGACCCCTTCCGGGGAGGCAAGTAAACAGAGAAATTTAATGGATTTGGGATTCATTGCCTTGATTTCATTAACCGCTGCTATGGCCGAATTGCCAGTTGCCAACATGGGGTCCACTACAATGACATCTCGATCTTGAGTGTGTTCTGGTAATTTAAAATAATATTCAACAGGTTCTAATGTTTTAGGATCCCGGTACAGGCCAATATGACCTATTCGTGCGGTGGGAACCAATTGCAACATGCCATCAACCAGACCATTCCCCGCGCGCAATATAGAAACAAAAACCATTTTTTTCCCCTTTAATACTGGAGACATCATGGTGGACAGAGGGGTTTCAATTTCTTCATATTCAACTTCTAAATCACGGGTTACTTCGTAAGCAAGTAGCATACTGACTTCGTGCATTAAGGCGCGAAATTTAACTGTGCTTGTAGACTTTTTGCGCATAATGGTTAGTTTGTGTTTTATTAAAGGGTGGTTGATGACAACGGTTTGTGGTTTATCCATTATAATTCCTTATTAAAAGACAGTTCCATCACTAATAATCTGGATGGGGGGAGTTCCTTGTGCTCGATTTTTTTTTGCAATTCTTCGTCCAGCTTCCCAGGTACCACCTTGCAAAATTTTAGCCAAGGGGAGTGTGGTCTCGTCCTGGTCAAGTTGCTTTCTGATTAATTCGGCAAGTTCATCAAGAAGGGATACAGTTAATGCCCGCCATTCGATTATGGCCTCAGAGCCTGGATCCTGCGGTTGTAATAAAAGATTTTTATTTTTTATCTGTAATAATTCTGTATCGATCAGCAACCCCCCATTCCTGTATTCAGGCAATCCCGTTAGCTTATCCAAGTCAGTTACAGCAATTCCTGTTTTCTCAAGCGGTTCAATTAAAGAATAGGATAACCATTGCGATAATTTGTGAAAAGGGATGTATTCAGAGCCAGGAGTATTTGTTTTTAAAGCGTTATGAATCCATACATCGCCTAATGAAACATTCTGAAATAACAATCTCACCGGCCATACATTACTAAAGCCATTTAATACTGCTTGGAAAATTTGGCTTATTGAAATAGTGTTTCTCGTTTTTAAGGTGGTGATGTAAGAATAGAAATCACCCAGGCGACCCTGGGTACCGAAATATTGGGAATTTTGGTTGATGGTGCTGCCTAATCGGTTAAGTAAT
The sequence above is drawn from the Legionella antarctica genome and encodes:
- a CDS encoding URC4/urg3 family protein translates to MNNEEQQANQIITKLRDPATIRLQAHRILNLAKQDRLEHFTIDPEKMTATASFVIDVIKDQYPDLNIPYHSRWRHFEVGKIDRIKNLQEKLTHLSPEERGKILYELIIISVFLDAGAGSSWRYIDQETKKEYSRSEGLALASLALYQNGSFSNNPKEPLRVDAQQLLQFNEKDLLNGFQVTPTNPLEGVQGRVTLLNRLGSTINQNSQYFGTQGRLGDFYSYITTLKTRNTISISQIFQAVLNGFSNVWPVRLLFQNVSLGDVWIHNALKTNTPGSEYIPFHKLSQWLSYSLIEPLEKTGIAVTDLDKLTGLPEYRNGGLLIDTELLQIKNKNLLLQPQDPGSEAIIEWRALTVSLLDELAELIRKQLDQDETTLPLAKILQGGTWEAGRRIAKKNRAQGTPPIQIISDGTVF
- the upp gene encoding uracil phosphoribosyltransferase, with amino-acid sequence MDKPQTVVINHPLIKHKLTIMRKKSTSTVKFRALMHEVSMLLAYEVTRDLEVEYEEIETPLSTMMSPVLKGKKMVFVSILRAGNGLVDGMLQLVPTARIGHIGLYRDPKTLEPVEYYFKLPEHTQDRDVIVVDPMLATGNSAIAAVNEIKAMNPKSIKFLCLLASPEGVSSFHEEHPDITIYTAAIDTELNDKGYIIPGLGDAGDRLYGTKLDH
- a CDS encoding DedA family protein; amino-acid sequence: MHYLHHLLDMILHIDVYLNSFVSQYGIFTYFVLFAVIFCETGLIVTPFLPGDSLLFAAGSIAAQPGNSLQILILFALLLLASILGNQVNYWVGKKIGPRMFTQKKSRLFNPKHMEETHAFYEKHGGKTLIFARFIPVIRTFAPFIAGIGKMELLHFSLYNLISALLWVGSLLSLGYFLGSLPIIKQHFTLVIYGVVFISLVPPVLTVLLQKGSSVKKE